In Pseudoduganella albidiflava, a single window of DNA contains:
- a CDS encoding M16 family metallopeptidase codes for MKRTIALALLAACTSAGTLAAPAGTRVPAEKAPAAAPYQRQAYVIPYKQFTLQNGLTLIVHEDHSVPVVGVNIWYHVGSRNEKRGKTGFAHLFEHFFFNGSENHPHGFREAMDDLGANNRNGTTNTDRTNFFEDVPVSALERTLYLEADRMGFLGNYISKEMLERERGVVQNEKRQGENQPYGRVHLEKSARMYPYSHPYSWPVIGSMEDLAAASLDDIREWYRTYYGPNNAVISLAGDITPERALALVKKYFESIPPGPPLPRLEAWVPRLDGNVRDEMEDQVPQVRIYRSWHVPGWRDSDVVKLGMVSDVLANSRNARLNRRLIDEKKLATGVSAGVDVSELSSTFDIAVTVKPGVDPALVERELDAALAELLDKGPTAPEVARVKASTLAAFARGIERLGGFGGRSDVLAESMTYGGTPDAYLKQLDTLSAAQPAALKAVAGQWLRAPHYTMTVKPFAKVSAAAPAVDRKVLPALGDAPDVKFPAMQKATLSNGVKVVLLERHAAPIVNVALAIDAGTAADTPEKAGLASLTLELLDKGTRARDAYQMSDALESLGARLFTGTGSDMSLVRLQAMSANLAPSLALLAEAALAPAFPTDQFALAQQRRLAGIAQEKAQPNALALRTLPAILYGAGSSYALPASGFENSVASLKRDDVVRWHGEWFKPGSATIVVTGNTTLAQVVPLLEASFGKWQAGSAPAKAAATAPAAPVAKRIYLIDKPGALQSTILAGHLSLPPGQPEDLAMEPVMQNFGGMATSRLNRNLRLDKHWSYGGVGRLTSVRGPRNFFTLIAVQSDKTKESMIEVNKEIHDIAGKRPIQGNEFASIMRNMTSRLPGRFETINALESAALETINLGLPEDYWANYAAGMRSLSAPQLAGAAAKFIRPDDVVWLVVGDLKKIEPRIRELGWGDIVVLDSDGNPAR; via the coding sequence ATGAAACGCACGATCGCCCTTGCCTTGCTGGCAGCCTGCACCAGCGCTGGAACACTGGCCGCGCCGGCCGGCACCAGGGTTCCGGCAGAGAAAGCCCCCGCTGCCGCGCCGTACCAGCGCCAGGCGTATGTGATCCCCTACAAGCAGTTCACGCTGCAGAACGGCCTGACACTGATCGTGCACGAAGACCACAGCGTGCCGGTGGTGGGCGTGAATATCTGGTACCACGTGGGCTCCCGCAACGAGAAGCGCGGCAAGACCGGCTTTGCGCACCTGTTCGAGCACTTCTTCTTCAACGGATCGGAAAACCATCCGCACGGCTTCCGCGAAGCGATGGACGACCTGGGGGCCAACAACCGCAACGGCACGACCAATACCGACCGGACCAATTTCTTCGAGGACGTGCCCGTGTCGGCGCTGGAACGCACCCTGTACCTGGAAGCGGACCGGATGGGGTTTCTCGGCAATTACATCTCGAAGGAGATGCTCGAACGCGAACGGGGCGTGGTGCAGAACGAAAAGCGCCAGGGCGAGAACCAGCCCTATGGCAGGGTGCACCTGGAAAAGTCGGCCAGGATGTACCCGTATTCGCACCCCTATTCATGGCCGGTGATCGGCAGCATGGAAGACCTGGCGGCCGCGTCGCTGGACGATATCCGCGAGTGGTACCGCACCTACTACGGCCCGAATAACGCGGTGATCTCGCTGGCCGGCGACATCACTCCGGAGCGCGCGCTGGCGCTCGTGAAAAAATACTTCGAATCGATTCCGCCCGGCCCGCCATTGCCGCGCCTGGAGGCCTGGGTGCCCCGGCTGGACGGCAATGTGCGCGATGAAATGGAAGACCAGGTGCCGCAAGTGCGCATCTATCGCAGCTGGCACGTGCCGGGCTGGCGCGACAGCGACGTGGTGAAGCTCGGCATGGTGTCCGACGTGCTGGCCAATTCCAGGAATGCGCGGCTGAACCGCCGGCTCATCGACGAGAAGAAGCTGGCCACCGGCGTCTCGGCGGGTGTCGACGTCAGCGAACTGTCGAGCACATTCGACATCGCCGTCACGGTCAAGCCCGGTGTCGATCCGGCGCTGGTGGAGCGGGAACTCGACGCGGCGCTGGCCGAACTGCTGGACAAGGGACCGACCGCGCCGGAAGTGGCGCGCGTGAAAGCCAGCACGCTGGCGGCGTTCGCGCGCGGCATCGAGCGCCTGGGCGGTTTCGGCGGCCGCTCGGACGTGCTGGCCGAAAGCATGACCTACGGCGGCACGCCGGATGCCTACCTGAAGCAGCTCGACACGCTGTCTGCCGCCCAGCCGGCCGCACTGAAGGCGGTGGCCGGGCAGTGGCTGCGCGCGCCGCATTACACGATGACGGTGAAACCGTTCGCCAAGGTGTCCGCCGCCGCGCCGGCCGTGGACCGGAAAGTGCTGCCCGCGCTGGGCGACGCACCGGACGTGAAATTCCCGGCGATGCAGAAGGCCACGCTGTCGAACGGTGTGAAAGTGGTGCTGCTGGAACGGCACGCCGCCCCGATCGTCAACGTGGCGCTGGCCATCGATGCGGGCACGGCGGCGGACACGCCGGAAAAAGCCGGGCTGGCCTCGCTGACGCTGGAGTTGCTGGACAAGGGCACCAGGGCTCGTGATGCCTACCAGATGTCGGACGCGCTGGAATCGCTGGGCGCGCGCCTGTTCACGGGCACCGGGTCGGACATGTCGCTGGTGCGGCTGCAGGCGATGTCGGCCAACCTGGCGCCATCGCTGGCCCTTCTGGCCGAAGCGGCGCTGGCGCCGGCCTTCCCCACCGACCAGTTCGCGCTGGCGCAACAGCGGCGGCTGGCCGGCATCGCCCAGGAAAAGGCGCAGCCGAACGCACTGGCCCTGCGCACCCTGCCGGCCATCCTGTACGGCGCCGGCAGCAGCTATGCGCTGCCCGCGTCGGGCTTCGAGAACTCCGTGGCGAGCCTGAAGCGCGACGACGTGGTTCGCTGGCATGGCGAATGGTTCAAGCCCGGCAGCGCGACCATCGTGGTGACCGGCAACACCACGCTGGCGCAGGTGGTGCCGCTGCTGGAAGCGTCGTTCGGCAAGTGGCAGGCCGGCAGTGCCCCCGCGAAGGCGGCCGCCACGGCACCCGCGGCGCCGGTGGCGAAGCGCATCTACCTGATCGACAAGCCCGGCGCGCTGCAATCGACCATCCTTGCCGGCCACCTGTCGCTGCCGCCGGGCCAGCCGGAAGACCTGGCGATGGAGCCCGTGATGCAGAATTTCGGCGGCATGGCGACGTCGCGCCTGAACCGCAACCTGCGGCTGGACAAGCACTGGAGCTATGGCGGCGTGGGTCGGCTGACCAGCGTGCGCGGCCCGCGCAACTTCTTTACGCTGATCGCCGTGCAGTCGGACAAGACGAAGGAATCGATGATCGAGGTGAACAAGGAAATTCACGACATCGCCGGCAAGCGGCCGATCCAGGGCAACGAATTCGCCAGCATCATGCGCAACATGACCTCGCGCCTGCCCGGGCGTTTCGAGACGATCAATGCGCTGGAATCAGCCGCGCTGGAAACCATCAACCTGGGGTTGCCGGAGGATTACTGGGCGAATTACGCCGCCGGCATGCGCAGCTTGAGCGCCCCGCAACTGGCCGGCGCCGCCGCGAAATTCATCCGCCCGGACGATGTGGTGTGGCTGGTGGTGGGCGACCTGAAGAAGATCGAGCCGCGCATTCGCGAACTGGGCTGGGGAGATATCGTGGTGCTCGACAGCGATGGCAACCCCGCTCGTTAA
- the rpoC gene encoding DNA-directed RNA polymerase subunit beta': MKALLDLFKQVQTNETFDAIKIGLASPEKIRSWSYGEVKKPETINYRTFKPERDGLFCAKIFGPIKDYECLCGKYKRLKHRGVICEKCGVEVTLAKVRRERMGHIELASPVAHIWFLKSLPSRLGMVLDMTLRDIERVLYFEAYVVTDPGMTPLKKCQIMSEDDYAAKYEEYGDDFTAFMGAEGIRELLRSIDIHRDAETLRVELKESKSEAKIKKYAKRLKVLEAFQRSGIKPDWMIMEVLPVLPPELRPLVPLDGGRFATSDLNDLYRRVINRNNRLKRLMELRAPEIITRNEKRMLQEAVDSLLDNGRRGKAMTGANKRPLKSLAEMIKGKGGRFRQNLLGKRVDYSGRSVIVVGPQLKLHQCGLPKLMALELFKPFIFNKLELMGLATTIKAAKKLVEQQEPVVWDILEDVIREHPIMLNRAPTLHRLGIQAFEPVLIEGKAIQLHPLVCAAFNADFDGDQMAVHVPLSIEAQMEARTLMLASNNILFPSNGEPSIVPSQDIVLGLYYATREAINAKGEGMLFPDVSEVIRAYDNKEVELATRITVRIVENPRDPATGEFVRTVTRYETTVGRAILSEILPKGLPFSVLNRPLKKKEISKLINTSFRKCGLRATVVFADQLMQSGFRLATRAGISICVDDMLVPLEKKTLIATAESEVKQIEQQYASGLVTAGERYNKVVDIWGKTSDEVGKAMMDQLKVEDVVKRDGTSTTQESFNAIYMMADSGARGSAAQIRQLAGMRGLMAKPDGSIIETPITANFREGLNVLQYFISTHGARKGLADTALKTANSGYLTRRLVDVTQDLVVIEDDCGTSNGTLMKAMVEGGEVIEALRDRILGRVANNDVVNPETQETVYEAGTLLDEDMVEDIERMGIDEVKVRTPLTCDTRYGLCAKCYGRDLGRGQLVNTGEAVGVVAAQSIGEPGTQLTMRTFHIGGAASRAAVASSVEAKSNGTVRFTATMRYVTNGKGAQIVISRSGEVLITDDHGRERERHKVPYGATLIVKDGMTIKAGVPLATWDPLTRPIITEYAGTVRFENVEEGVTVARQVDEVTGLATLVVIDAKRRGSLTKTVRPQVKLLNDDGAEVKIAGTEHAVAIGFQVGALIMVKDGQQVSVGEVLARIPTESQKTRDITGGLPRVAELFEARSPKDAGMLAEVTGTVAFGKETKGKQRLEITDMDGNKHEFLITKDKQVLVHDGQVVNKGEMIVDGPADPQDILRLLGIEALARYIVDEVQDVYRLQGVKINDKHIEVIVRQMLRRVQIQNAGDTDYIVGEQVERSELLEENDKMNAAAKLPATYENVLLGITKASLSTDSFISAASFQETTRVLTEAAIMGKRDGLRGLKENVIVGRLIPGGTGLAFHRARREKEVWEAEERNALLQAERQAQAGAELEALDAAPAEQHHHEGGEG, translated from the coding sequence ATGAAAGCCCTGCTCGATTTATTCAAGCAAGTACAGACGAACGAGACCTTCGACGCGATCAAGATCGGTCTCGCCTCGCCTGAAAAAATCCGTTCGTGGTCCTACGGCGAAGTCAAGAAGCCGGAAACCATCAACTACCGTACCTTCAAGCCCGAGCGGGATGGCCTGTTCTGCGCCAAGATCTTTGGCCCGATCAAGGACTACGAGTGCCTGTGCGGCAAGTACAAGCGCCTGAAGCACCGCGGCGTGATCTGCGAAAAGTGCGGCGTGGAAGTCACGCTGGCCAAGGTGCGCCGCGAGCGCATGGGCCACATCGAACTGGCTTCGCCGGTCGCCCACATCTGGTTCCTGAAATCGCTGCCGTCGCGCCTGGGCATGGTCCTGGACATGACGCTGCGCGATATCGAACGCGTGCTGTACTTCGAAGCATATGTCGTGACCGATCCGGGCATGACGCCGCTGAAGAAGTGCCAGATCATGTCGGAAGACGACTACGCCGCCAAGTACGAAGAGTACGGCGACGACTTCACCGCCTTCATGGGTGCCGAGGGCATCCGCGAACTGCTGCGCTCGATCGACATCCACCGCGATGCCGAAACGCTGCGCGTGGAACTGAAGGAATCGAAGTCCGAAGCGAAGATCAAGAAGTACGCCAAACGCCTGAAAGTGCTGGAAGCGTTCCAGCGTTCCGGCATCAAGCCGGACTGGATGATCATGGAAGTGCTGCCGGTGCTGCCGCCGGAACTGCGTCCGCTGGTCCCGCTGGATGGCGGCCGTTTCGCCACGTCCGACCTGAACGACCTGTACCGCCGCGTCATCAACCGTAATAACCGCCTGAAGCGCCTGATGGAACTGCGCGCACCGGAAATCATTACGCGTAACGAAAAGCGCATGCTGCAGGAAGCAGTGGACTCGCTGCTGGACAACGGCCGTCGCGGTAAAGCGATGACCGGCGCCAACAAGCGTCCGCTGAAGTCGCTGGCTGAAATGATCAAGGGCAAGGGCGGCCGTTTCCGCCAGAACTTGCTGGGCAAGCGCGTCGACTACTCGGGCCGTTCGGTCATCGTGGTGGGTCCGCAGCTGAAACTGCACCAGTGCGGCCTGCCGAAGCTGATGGCCCTGGAACTGTTCAAGCCGTTCATCTTCAACAAGCTGGAACTGATGGGTCTCGCCACCACCATCAAGGCCGCCAAGAAGCTGGTCGAGCAGCAAGAGCCGGTCGTCTGGGACATCCTGGAAGACGTGATCCGCGAACACCCGATCATGCTGAACCGTGCGCCGACGCTGCACCGCCTGGGTATCCAGGCATTCGAGCCTGTACTGATCGAAGGCAAGGCCATCCAGCTGCACCCGCTGGTCTGCGCCGCGTTCAACGCCGACTTCGACGGTGACCAGATGGCAGTCCACGTGCCGCTGTCGATCGAGGCACAGATGGAAGCGCGCACGCTGATGCTGGCGTCGAACAACATCCTGTTCCCGTCGAACGGCGAACCGTCGATCGTGCCGTCCCAGGATATCGTGCTGGGTCTGTACTACGCGACCCGCGAGGCGATCAACGCCAAGGGCGAAGGCATGCTGTTCCCGGACGTGTCGGAAGTGATCCGCGCGTACGACAACAAGGAAGTCGAGCTGGCTACCCGCATCACCGTGCGTATCGTCGAGAATCCACGCGATCCGGCGACGGGCGAGTTCGTCCGTACCGTCACGCGTTATGAAACGACGGTCGGCCGCGCCATCCTGTCTGAGATCCTGCCGAAAGGCCTGCCGTTCAGCGTGCTGAACCGCCCGCTGAAGAAGAAGGAAATCTCGAAGCTGATCAACACGTCGTTCCGCAAGTGCGGCCTGCGCGCCACCGTGGTCTTCGCCGACCAGCTGATGCAGTCGGGCTTCCGCCTGGCGACCCGCGCCGGTATCTCGATCTGCGTGGACGACATGCTGGTGCCGCTGGAGAAGAAGACGCTGATCGCGACCGCCGAGTCGGAAGTGAAGCAGATCGAACAGCAGTACGCTTCCGGTCTGGTGACCGCGGGCGAGCGCTACAACAAGGTCGTCGACATCTGGGGCAAGACCTCGGACGAAGTCGGCAAGGCGATGATGGACCAGCTGAAGGTGGAAGACGTCGTCAAGCGCGACGGCACCAGCACCACGCAGGAATCGTTCAACGCGATTTACATGATGGCCGACTCGGGCGCCCGCGGTTCCGCAGCGCAGATTCGCCAGCTGGCCGGTATGCGCGGCCTGATGGCGAAACCGGACGGTTCCATTATCGAAACGCCGATTACCGCGAACTTCCGCGAAGGCCTGAACGTTCTGCAGTACTTCATCTCGACCCACGGTGCTCGTAAAGGCCTGGCCGATACGGCACTGAAGACGGCAAACTCGGGTTACCTGACGCGCCGCCTGGTCGACGTGACGCAGGATCTGGTCGTGATCGAAGACGATTGCGGCACCTCGAACGGCACGCTGATGAAGGCGATGGTCGAAGGCGGTGAAGTCATCGAGGCACTGCGCGACCGTATCCTGGGCCGCGTGGCGAACAACGACGTGGTCAATCCTGAAACCCAGGAAACCGTGTATGAAGCCGGCACGCTGCTGGACGAAGACATGGTCGAAGACATCGAACGCATGGGCATCGACGAAGTCAAGGTCCGCACGCCGCTGACCTGCGACACCCGTTACGGCCTGTGCGCGAAGTGCTACGGCCGCGACCTGGGCCGTGGCCAGCTGGTCAACACCGGCGAAGCCGTCGGTGTGGTGGCGGCACAGTCGATCGGTGAGCCGGGTACCCAGCTGACGATGCGTACGTTCCACATCGGTGGTGCGGCATCGCGTGCAGCCGTGGCCTCGTCCGTCGAAGCCAAGTCGAACGGCACCGTGCGCTTCACCGCCACGATGCGTTACGTCACCAACGGCAAGGGCGCCCAGATCGTCATTTCGCGTTCCGGCGAAGTGCTGATCACGGACGACCATGGCCGTGAGCGCGAACGCCACAAGGTGCCGTACGGCGCGACCCTGATCGTCAAGGATGGCATGACGATCAAGGCCGGCGTGCCGCTGGCGACGTGGGATCCGCTGACCCGTCCGATCATTACCGAATACGCCGGTACCGTGCGTTTCGAGAATGTCGAAGAAGGCGTCACCGTGGCCCGCCAGGTGGACGAAGTGACCGGTCTGGCAACGCTCGTCGTGATCGACGCGAAGCGCCGCGGTTCGCTGACGAAGACCGTGCGTCCGCAAGTGAAACTGCTGAACGACGACGGCGCGGAAGTGAAGATCGCCGGCACCGAACACGCCGTGGCGATCGGCTTCCAGGTCGGCGCGCTGATCATGGTGAAGGATGGCCAGCAGGTGTCGGTGGGTGAAGTGCTGGCACGTATCCCGACCGAATCGCAGAAGACCCGCGACATTACCGGTGGTCTGCCGCGCGTTGCCGAACTGTTCGAAGCACGTTCGCCGAAAGACGCCGGCATGCTGGCGGAAGTCACCGGTACGGTGGCGTTCGGTAAGGAGACGAAAGGCAAGCAGCGCCTGGAAATCACCGACATGGACGGCAACAAGCACGAGTTCCTGATCACGAAGGACAAGCAGGTGCTGGTGCACGACGGCCAGGTGGTGAACAAGGGCGAGATGATCGTGGACGGCCCGGCCGATCCGCAGGACATCCTGCGCCTGCTGGGCATCGAAGCCCTGGCCCGCTACATCGTCGACGAAGTGCAGGACGTGTACCGTCTGCAGGGCGTGAAGATCAACGACAAGCACATCGAGGTGATCGTTCGCCAGATGCTGCGCCGCGTGCAGATCCAGAACGCCGGCGACACCGACTACATCGTCGGCGAGCAGGTGGAGCGTTCGGAGCTGCTGGAAGAGAACGACAAGATGAATGCCGCGGCGAAGCTGCCGGCCACGTATGAAAACGTGCTGCTGGGTATTACCAAGGCATCGCTGTCGACCGACTCCTTCATCTCGGCCGCATCGTTCCAGGAAACCACCCGCGTGCTGACCGAAGCCGCGATCATGGGCAAGCGCGATGGCCTGCGCGGCCTGAAGGAAAACGTGATCGTCGGCCGCCTGATCCCTGGCGGTACGGGTCTGGCCTTCCACCGCGCCCGCCGCGAGAAGGAAGTGTGGGAAGCGGAAGAGCGCAACGCGCTGCTGCAAGCCGAGCGTCAAGCGCAGGCTGGTGCGGAGCTGGAAGCGCTGGATGCTGCTCCTGCGGAACAGCACCACCACGAGGGCGGCGAAGGCTGA
- the rpoB gene encoding DNA-directed RNA polymerase subunit beta → MHYSFTEKKRIRKSFAKRANVHNVPFLLATQLESYENFLQEHTPVASRKNEGLQSAFTSIFPIVSHNGFARLEFLSYVLGDPAFDVKECQLRGLTFASPLRAKVRLVILDKESPTKPVVKEMKEQEVYMGELPLMTTTGSFVINGTERVIVSQLHRSPGVFFEHDRGKTHSSGKLLFSARIIPYRGSWLDFEFDPKDILYFRVDRRRKMPVSILLKAIGMTPEQILANFFVFDNFNLRSEGGELEFVAERLRGEVARFDIVNPKDGKTIVTKDKRINAKHVREIEAAGIQHISVPEDYLLGRVLAKNIVDPETGEVVASANDELTEELLNRLRDANISAIQTLYTNDLDQGAYISQTLRIDDTADQNAARVAIYRMMRPGEPPTEESVEALFNGLFYSADRYDLSAVGRMKFNRRIGRDELTGAMTLANEDVLAVIKILVELRNGRGEVDDIDHLGNRRVRCVGELAENQFRAGLVRVERAVKERLGQAEADNLMPHDLINSKPISAAIREFFGSSQLSQFMDQTNPLSEITHKRRVSALGPGGLTRERAGFEVRDVHPTHYGRVCPIETPEGPNIGLINSLALYARLNEYGFLETPYRKVENSKVTDKIDYLSAIEEGRYIIAQANARINEEGQLDDELVSAREAGETILVSPERIQYMDVAPGQIVSVAASLIPFLEHDDANRALMGANMQRQAVPCLRPEKALVGTGIERTVAVDSGTTVQALRGGVVDYIDAGRVVIRVNDEEAQAGEVGVDIYNLIKYTRSNQNTNINQRPIVQVGDRVAKGDVIADGASTDLGELALGQNMTVAFMPWNGLNFEDSILISENVVKDDRYTSIHIEELSVVARDTKLGAEEITRDISNLAENQLARLDESGIVYIGAEVQAGDTLVGKVTPKGETQLTPEEKLLRAIFGEKASDVKDTSLRVPSGMVGTVIDVQVFTREGIPRDKRAQQIIDDELKRYRLDLNDQMRIVEGDAFQRLEKMLIGKIVNGGPKKLAKGAAITKEYLADLDKYHWFDIRPADDDAATALEAIKESINEKRHQFDLAFEEKRKKLTQGDELQPGVQKMVKVYLAVKRRLQSGDKMAGRHGNKGVVSRIVPVEDMPYMADGTPADVVLNPLGVPSRMNVGQILETHLGWAAKGLGIRIGEMLAQQIKVEEMRKYLTTVYNESGAKEDIASLSDDEIMKLAANLKKGVPFATPVFDGAHESEIRRMLDLAYPDEIATKLGMTPSKNQVTMYDGRTGEAFERKVTVGVMHMLKLHHLVDDKMHARSTGPYSLVTQQPLGGKAQFGGQRFGEMEVWALEAYGASYVLQEMLTVKSDDVNGRTKVYENLVKGDHVIEAGMPESFNVLVKEIRSLGIDIDLERT, encoded by the coding sequence ATGCACTACTCATTTACTGAGAAGAAGCGCATCCGCAAATCATTCGCGAAGCGCGCCAACGTCCACAACGTTCCGTTCCTGCTGGCGACCCAGCTCGAGTCGTACGAAAACTTCTTGCAAGAGCACACTCCGGTGGCAAGCCGCAAGAACGAAGGCCTGCAATCGGCCTTTACTTCCATCTTCCCGATCGTTTCGCACAACGGCTTTGCACGCCTGGAGTTCCTCTCCTACGTGCTGGGCGACCCCGCCTTCGACGTGAAAGAGTGCCAGCTCCGTGGCCTGACCTTCGCTTCCCCGCTGCGCGCCAAGGTGCGCCTGGTGATCCTGGACAAGGAATCGCCGACCAAGCCGGTCGTCAAGGAAATGAAGGAACAGGAAGTCTACATGGGCGAACTGCCCCTGATGACGACCACCGGTTCGTTCGTGATCAACGGCACCGAGCGTGTCATCGTGTCGCAGCTGCACCGTTCCCCGGGCGTGTTCTTCGAACACGACCGCGGCAAGACGCACTCGTCCGGCAAGCTGCTGTTCTCGGCCCGTATCATTCCTTACCGCGGTTCGTGGCTGGACTTCGAGTTCGACCCGAAGGACATCCTGTACTTCCGCGTCGACCGTCGCCGCAAGATGCCGGTGTCGATCCTGCTGAAGGCCATCGGCATGACGCCGGAACAGATCCTGGCGAACTTCTTCGTGTTCGACAACTTCAACCTGCGCTCGGAAGGCGGCGAACTCGAGTTCGTGGCCGAACGCCTGCGCGGTGAAGTCGCGCGCTTCGACATCGTCAATCCGAAGGATGGCAAGACGATCGTCACGAAGGACAAGCGCATCAACGCCAAGCACGTGCGTGAAATCGAAGCAGCCGGCATCCAGCACATTTCCGTGCCGGAAGACTACCTGCTGGGCCGCGTGCTGGCCAAGAACATCGTCGATCCGGAAACGGGCGAAGTGGTGGCCTCGGCCAACGACGAGCTGACCGAAGAGCTGCTGAACCGCCTGCGCGACGCCAACATCAGCGCCATCCAGACGCTGTACACCAACGACCTGGACCAGGGTGCCTACATCTCGCAGACGCTGCGTATCGATGACACCGCCGACCAGAACGCCGCGCGCGTGGCGATCTACCGCATGATGCGTCCTGGCGAACCGCCGACCGAAGAATCGGTGGAAGCGCTGTTCAACGGCCTGTTCTACAGCGCCGACCGCTACGACCTGTCCGCCGTCGGCCGCATGAAGTTCAACCGCCGTATCGGCCGTGACGAACTGACCGGCGCGATGACGCTGGCCAACGAAGACGTGCTGGCCGTGATCAAGATCCTCGTCGAGCTGCGCAATGGCCGCGGCGAAGTCGACGATATCGATCACCTGGGTAACCGTCGCGTGCGCTGCGTGGGCGAACTGGCCGAAAACCAGTTCCGCGCCGGCCTGGTGCGCGTGGAACGTGCCGTCAAGGAACGCCTCGGCCAGGCCGAAGCGGACAACCTGATGCCGCATGACCTGATCAACAGCAAGCCGATCTCGGCCGCGATCCGCGAATTCTTCGGTTCGTCGCAGCTGTCCCAGTTCATGGACCAGACCAACCCGCTGTCCGAGATCACCCACAAGCGCCGTGTTTCCGCACTGGGCCCGGGCGGCCTGACGCGCGAACGCGCCGGCTTCGAGGTGCGCGACGTGCACCCGACCCACTACGGCCGCGTGTGCCCGATCGAAACGCCGGAAGGCCCGAACATCGGCCTGATCAACTCGCTGGCACTGTATGCCCGCCTGAACGAATACGGCTTCCTGGAAACCCCGTACCGCAAGGTCGAGAATTCCAAGGTCACCGACAAGATCGATTACCTGTCCGCCATCGAAGAAGGCCGCTACATCATTGCGCAGGCGAACGCCCGCATCAATGAAGAAGGCCAGCTGGACGACGAACTGGTGTCGGCCCGTGAAGCCGGCGAAACCATCCTGGTTTCCCCTGAGCGCATCCAGTACATGGACGTGGCACCGGGCCAGATCGTTTCCGTGGCAGCTTCGCTGATTCCGTTCCTGGAACACGATGACGCGAACCGTGCACTGATGGGCGCCAACATGCAGCGCCAGGCCGTGCCTTGCCTGCGCCCTGAAAAGGCGCTGGTTGGTACCGGTATCGAACGCACCGTTGCGGTCGACTCCGGCACCACCGTGCAGGCGCTGCGTGGCGGCGTGGTGGACTATATCGATGCAGGCCGCGTGGTGATCCGCGTCAACGACGAAGAGGCGCAAGCCGGCGAAGTCGGTGTGGACATCTACAACCTGATCAAGTACACCCGTTCCAACCAGAACACCAACATCAACCAGCGTCCGATCGTGCAAGTGGGCGACCGCGTGGCCAAGGGCGACGTGATCGCCGACGGCGCATCGACCGACCTGGGCGAGCTGGCACTGGGCCAGAACATGACCGTGGCCTTCATGCCGTGGAACGGCCTGAACTTCGAGGATTCGATCCTGATCTCGGAAAACGTCGTGAAAGACGACCGTTACACCTCGATCCACATCGAAGAACTGTCCGTGGTGGCCCGCGACACGAAACTGGGCGCGGAAGAAATCACCCGCGACATCTCGAACCTGGCGGAAAACCAGCTGGCCCGCCTGGACGAATCGGGCATCGTGTACATCGGCGCCGAAGTGCAGGCCGGCGACACGCTGGTCGGTAAAGTGACGCCGAAGGGCGAAACGCAACTGACGCCGGAAGAAAAGCTGCTGCGCGCGATCTTCGGCGAAAAAGCATCCGACGTGAAAGACACGTCGCTGCGCGTGCCATCGGGCATGGTCGGTACCGTGATCGACGTGCAGGTGTTCACCCGCGAAGGCATCCCGCGCGACAAGCGCGCCCAGCAGATCATCGACGACGAGCTGAAGCGCTACCGCCTGGACTTGAACGACCAGATGCGTATCGTGGAAGGCGATGCCTTCCAGCGTCTGGAAAAGATGCTGATCGGTAAGATCGTCAATGGCGGTCCGAAGAAGCTGGCGAAGGGTGCCGCGATCACCAAGGAATACCTGGCCGACCTGGACAAGTATCACTGGTTCGACATCCGCCCGGCGGACGACGATGCGGCGACCGCGCTGGAAGCGATCAAGGAATCGATCAACGAGAAGCGCCACCAGTTCGACCTGGCCTTCGAAGAGAAGCGCAAGAAGCTGACGCAGGGCGATGAACTGCAGCCTGGCGTGCAGAAGATGGTCAAGGTCTACCTGGCCGTCAAGCGCCGCCTGCAGTCGGGCGACAAGATGGCGGGCCGCCACGGTAACAAGGGTGTGGTCTCGCGTATCGTGCCGGTGGAAGACATGCCGTACATGGCCGACGGTACGCCGGCGGACGTGGTGCTGAATCCGCTGGGTGTTCCGTCGCGTATGAACGTGGGTCAGATCCTCGAGACCCACCTTGGCTGGGCAGCGAAGGGCCTGGGCATCCGTATCGGCGAAATGCTGGCTCAGCAGATCAAGGTCGAAGAGATGCGCAAGTACCTGACGACCGTGTACAACGAGTCCGGCGCCAAGGAAGACATCGCCTCGCTGTCCGACGACGAGATCATGAAGCTGGCGGCCAACCTGAAGAAGGGTGTGCCGTTCGCCACGCCGGTGTTCGACGGTGCGCACGAATCGGAAATCCGCCGCATGCTGGACCTGGCGTATCCGGACGAGATCGCCACGAAGCTGGGCATGACCCCGTCCAAGAACCAGGTCACGATGTACGACGGCCGTACCGGCGAAGCATTCGAGCGCAAGGTCACCGTGGGCGTGATGCACATGCTGAAACTGCACCACCTGGTCGACGACAAGATGCACGCCCGCTCGACCGGCCCGTACTCGCTGGTGACGCAGCAGCCGCTGGGTGGTAAAGCCCAGTTCGGCGGCCAGCGCTTCGGTGAGATGGAGGTGTGGGCACTGGAAGCGTACGGCGCATCGTACGTGCTGCAGGAAATGCTGACCGTGAAGTCCGACGACGTGAATGGCCGTACCAAAGTGTACGAAAACCTCGTCAAGGGCGATCACGTGATCGAGGCCGGCATGCCGGAATCGTTCAACGTGCTGGTGAAGGAAATCCGTTCCCTGGGTATCGACATCGACCTGGAACGCACCTAA